A stretch of the Salminus brasiliensis chromosome 23, fSalBra1.hap2, whole genome shotgun sequence genome encodes the following:
- the htr5aa gene encoding 5-hydroxytryptamine (serotonin) receptor 5A, genome duplicate a isoform X1, whose amino-acid sequence MTNFSSSAFSNHSSAYGSPRRPVTVFSVLTFTLLAMLVVATFVWNMLVLVTILRVRTFHRVPHNLVASMAISDVMVAALVMPLSLVHELNGRRWKLGGVLCHVWISFDVLCCTASIWNVTAIALDRYWSITRHLEYTLKARKKISNVMIGLTWLLSSVISLSPLFGWGETYSEEGMECQVSQEPSYTIFSTFGAFYLPLCVVLFVYWKIYKAAKFRIGSKKMNTITPVAEAVEVKEASRQQPQMAFTVRHATVTFQTDGETWREQKERRAALMVGILIGVFVLCWIPFFLTELVTPLFSCHVPPVWKSVFLWLGYSNSFFNPLIYTAFNKNYNNAFRNLFSRQR is encoded by the exons ATGACCAACTTCAGCTCCTCCGCCTTCTCCAATCACAGCTCGGCCTATGGCAGCCCCCGCAGGCCGGTCACAGTGTTCAGCGTGCTGACCTTCACtctgctggccatgctggtggTGGCCACGTTTGTGTGGAACATGCTGGTCCTGGTTACCATCCTTAGGGTCCGCACCTTCCACCGCGTCCCGCACAACCTGGTGGCCTCCATGGCCATTTCTGACGTGATGGTGGCCGCGCTGGTCATGCCACTAAGCCTGGTGCACGAACTGAATGGCCGGCGATGGAAGCTGGGCGGAGTCCTGTGCCACGTTTGGATCTCCTTCGATGTGCTGTGCTGCACGGCCAGCATCTGGAACGTGACGGCCATCGCGCTCGACCGCTACTGGTCCATCACCCGCCACCTGGAGTACACGCTGAAGGCCCGGAAAAAGATCTCCAACGTGATGATCGGACTAACGTGGCTGCTGTCCTCGGTCATCTCCTTGTCTCCTCTGTTTGGCTGGGGGGAGACGTACTCGGAGGAGGGCATGGAATGCCAGGTGAGCCAGGAGCCGTCCTACACCATCTTCTCCACCTTTGGGGCCTTCTACCTTCCGCTCTGCGTGGTTCTTTTCGTCTACTGGAAGATTTATAAAGCGGCCAAGTTTCGGATCGGGTCCAAGAAGATGAACACCATTACGCCAGTAGCTGAAGCTGTGGAG GTAAAGGAGGCGTCCCGGCAGCAGCCTCAGATGGCCTTCACAGTGCGGCACGCCACCGTCACGTtccagacagatggagagacgTGGCGGGAGCAGAAGGAAAGGCGGGCGGCACTGATGGTGGGAATCCTCATCGGAGTGTTTGTCCTTTGCTGGATCCCGTTTTTTCTGACCGAACTGGTCACTCCGCTCTTCTCCTGCCATGTCCCGCCCGTGTGGAAAAGCGTCTTTCTCTGGCTCGGCTACTCCAACTCGTTCTTCAACCCGCTCATCTACACGGCCTTCAACAAGAACTACAACAACGCCTTCAGGAACCTCTTCTCCAGACAGCGCTGA
- the htr5aa gene encoding 5-hydroxytryptamine (serotonin) receptor 5A, genome duplicate a isoform X2, whose product MTNFSSSAFSNHSSAYGSPRRPVTVFSVLTFTLLAMLVVATFVWNMLVLVTILRVRTFHRVPHNLVASMAISDVMVAALVMPLSLVHELNGRRWKLGGVLCHVWISFDVLCCTASIWNVTAIALDRYWSITRHLEYTLKARKKISNVMIGLTWLLSSVISLSPLFGWGETYSEEGMECQVSQEPSYTIFSTFGAFYLPLCVVLFVYWKIYKAAKFRIGSKKMNTITPVAEAVEVRASRQQPQMAFTVRHATVTFQTDGETWREQKERRAALMVGILIGVFVLCWIPFFLTELVTPLFSCHVPPVWKSVFLWLGYSNSFFNPLIYTAFNKNYNNAFRNLFSRQR is encoded by the exons ATGACCAACTTCAGCTCCTCCGCCTTCTCCAATCACAGCTCGGCCTATGGCAGCCCCCGCAGGCCGGTCACAGTGTTCAGCGTGCTGACCTTCACtctgctggccatgctggtggTGGCCACGTTTGTGTGGAACATGCTGGTCCTGGTTACCATCCTTAGGGTCCGCACCTTCCACCGCGTCCCGCACAACCTGGTGGCCTCCATGGCCATTTCTGACGTGATGGTGGCCGCGCTGGTCATGCCACTAAGCCTGGTGCACGAACTGAATGGCCGGCGATGGAAGCTGGGCGGAGTCCTGTGCCACGTTTGGATCTCCTTCGATGTGCTGTGCTGCACGGCCAGCATCTGGAACGTGACGGCCATCGCGCTCGACCGCTACTGGTCCATCACCCGCCACCTGGAGTACACGCTGAAGGCCCGGAAAAAGATCTCCAACGTGATGATCGGACTAACGTGGCTGCTGTCCTCGGTCATCTCCTTGTCTCCTCTGTTTGGCTGGGGGGAGACGTACTCGGAGGAGGGCATGGAATGCCAGGTGAGCCAGGAGCCGTCCTACACCATCTTCTCCACCTTTGGGGCCTTCTACCTTCCGCTCTGCGTGGTTCTTTTCGTCTACTGGAAGATTTATAAAGCGGCCAAGTTTCGGATCGGGTCCAAGAAGATGAACACCATTACGCCAGTAGCTGAAGCTGTGGAGGTACGT GCGTCCCGGCAGCAGCCTCAGATGGCCTTCACAGTGCGGCACGCCACCGTCACGTtccagacagatggagagacgTGGCGGGAGCAGAAGGAAAGGCGGGCGGCACTGATGGTGGGAATCCTCATCGGAGTGTTTGTCCTTTGCTGGATCCCGTTTTTTCTGACCGAACTGGTCACTCCGCTCTTCTCCTGCCATGTCCCGCCCGTGTGGAAAAGCGTCTTTCTCTGGCTCGGCTACTCCAACTCGTTCTTCAACCCGCTCATCTACACGGCCTTCAACAAGAACTACAACAACGCCTTCAGGAACCTCTTCTCCAGACAGCGCTGA